A section of the Pseudomonas sp. Q1-7 genome encodes:
- a CDS encoding lytic murein transglycosylase, translating into MFDAPAPGPMFRSLAVASALTLLSSCADAPAQNPASAPLSQVSQPVANPTATPAPPRAALPALSFSAWRDGFRREALAQGIDAATFDHAFAGVTPDPSVINADRSQPEFTRPVWEYLEGAISPYRVRKGQALMAEHAATLDAIEQRFGVDRETLVAIWGMESSFGQFMGDKSVIRSLATLAYEGRRPEFAHAQLLAALQILQHGDIQPGSMLGSWAGAMGQTQFIPTTYNSHAVDFDGDGRRDIWNSSADALASAAHYLRASGWRNGRPASLQVQLPQGFDYAHADAEIRKSVAQWQAMGVEVGPQGAGLTHESASLLLPAGHRGPAFLVLDNFRAILKYNNSSSYALAVSVLGQRFDGGGQIAGSWPRDERPLSRSERVELQESLAAAGYDPGSPDGIIGANTRKAIRGYQQRLGWPADGHPNQDLLERLRKGR; encoded by the coding sequence ATGTTCGATGCCCCAGCCCCTGGCCCGATGTTCCGCAGCCTGGCCGTGGCCTCTGCCCTGACCCTGCTTTCCTCCTGCGCTGACGCCCCGGCCCAGAACCCCGCGAGCGCGCCCCTGTCCCAGGTCAGCCAACCTGTGGCCAACCCGACTGCCACACCGGCTCCGCCCCGAGCAGCCTTGCCGGCGCTCAGCTTCAGCGCCTGGCGTGACGGTTTTCGTCGCGAGGCCCTGGCCCAGGGTATCGATGCCGCCACCTTCGACCACGCCTTCGCCGGCGTCACCCCCGACCCCAGTGTGATCAATGCCGATCGCAGCCAACCCGAATTCACCCGCCCTGTGTGGGAATACCTCGAAGGCGCCATCTCGCCCTATCGCGTGCGCAAGGGCCAGGCACTGATGGCCGAACACGCCGCGACCCTGGATGCCATCGAGCAGCGATTCGGCGTGGACCGCGAGACACTGGTCGCCATCTGGGGCATGGAAAGCAGTTTCGGCCAGTTCATGGGCGACAAGTCAGTGATCCGCTCCCTGGCCACGCTCGCCTACGAAGGCCGCCGCCCCGAGTTCGCCCACGCCCAGTTGCTCGCCGCCCTGCAGATCCTCCAGCATGGCGACATCCAGCCGGGCAGCATGCTCGGCTCCTGGGCCGGCGCCATGGGCCAGACCCAGTTCATCCCCACCACTTACAACAGCCACGCGGTGGACTTCGACGGCGACGGCCGCCGTGATATCTGGAACTCCTCGGCCGACGCCCTCGCCTCGGCCGCCCATTACCTGCGAGCCTCCGGCTGGCGCAACGGCAGGCCCGCGTCGCTGCAAGTGCAACTGCCCCAGGGCTTCGACTACGCCCATGCCGATGCGGAGATCCGCAAGTCCGTGGCGCAATGGCAGGCGATGGGTGTAGAGGTCGGCCCGCAAGGCGCCGGGCTCACCCATGAATCCGCCTCCCTGCTGCTGCCGGCCGGCCATCGCGGCCCGGCGTTCCTCGTGCTGGACAACTTCCGCGCCATCCTCAAGTACAACAATTCGTCGTCCTACGCCCTGGCCGTCAGCGTGCTGGGCCAGCGTTTCGACGGCGGCGGGCAGATCGCCGGCAGTTGGCCGCGCGACGAACGTCCGCTGAGCCGCAGCGAACGGGTGGAGTTACAGGAATCCCTGGCCGCCGCCGGTTACGACCCCGGCAGCCCGGATGGCATCATCGGCGCCAACACCCGCAAGGCGATCCGTGGCTACCAGCAGCGCCTGGGTTGGCCAGCAGACGGCCATCCCAACCAGGATCTGCTCGAGCGGTTGCGCAAGGGGCGTTGA